A region of uncultured Draconibacterium sp. DNA encodes the following proteins:
- a CDS encoding HipA domain-containing protein encodes MATAKTDIYVYAHWKGISDPQLIGILSAHAAKGRKAFSFEYAAAWLKSAEYRLLDPDIQFYSGPQFPNNKENFGLFLDSMPDTWGRTLMKRRAVQEAAEKGERAKTLYEVDYLLGVLDESRMGALRFKTDPNGPFLDNNVLSPTPPWSSVAELQEAASNIENETSNDAVKKWLAILIAPGSSLGGARPKANILDKDHNLWIAKFPAKNDTIDKAAWEYLAWQLAIKAGIVMSECRISKVAGKYNTFFTKRFDREQEQRIHFASAMTMTGNNEDTIRDNPASYLEMAEFIQNHGTRINENLEQLWRRIVFNIAISNTDDHLRNHGFLLTEKGWVLSPAYDINPSIDKDGLALNIDMDNNALDYELAKSVGPFFRLENKQMDRIIEEVTNPVKNWRKIAKNIGISNSEQELMAKAFHV; translated from the coding sequence ATGGCAACAGCAAAAACAGACATATACGTGTACGCCCACTGGAAAGGGATTTCGGATCCTCAATTGATAGGAATCCTTTCTGCCCATGCAGCCAAGGGAAGAAAAGCATTTAGTTTTGAATATGCTGCTGCCTGGCTAAAATCGGCGGAATACCGCTTGCTGGATCCGGATATTCAGTTTTATAGCGGTCCGCAATTCCCGAATAACAAGGAAAATTTTGGCCTGTTTCTGGATAGCATGCCGGATACCTGGGGAAGAACACTGATGAAAAGACGTGCAGTACAGGAAGCTGCTGAAAAAGGGGAGCGGGCAAAAACGTTGTATGAAGTGGATTATTTACTCGGTGTGCTGGATGAAAGTCGTATGGGAGCTTTGCGCTTTAAAACCGATCCCAACGGACCTTTTCTTGATAACAACGTACTGTCCCCAACACCGCCCTGGTCTTCGGTTGCTGAGCTGCAGGAAGCCGCAAGTAATATTGAAAACGAAACCAGCAACGATGCGGTAAAGAAATGGCTGGCTATACTAATTGCACCGGGCTCATCACTGGGAGGAGCCCGACCCAAAGCCAATATACTGGATAAGGATCATAACCTTTGGATTGCCAAGTTTCCGGCTAAAAATGATACGATAGATAAAGCGGCCTGGGAATACCTGGCCTGGCAACTGGCTATAAAAGCCGGGATTGTTATGTCAGAATGCAGGATCAGTAAAGTTGCTGGGAAGTACAACACCTTTTTTACCAAACGTTTTGACCGGGAACAGGAACAGCGGATTCATTTTGCCTCTGCCATGACCATGACCGGAAATAACGAAGATACAATCAGGGATAATCCTGCAAGTTACCTTGAAATGGCTGAATTCATTCAAAACCACGGTACCCGTATAAACGAGAACCTGGAACAGTTGTGGCGTAGAATTGTATTTAATATAGCTATTTCCAATACGGATGATCACTTGCGTAACCACGGATTTCTGTTAACTGAAAAAGGGTGGGTATTGTCACCGGCTTATGATATCAATCCCTCGATAGATAAAGATGGTCTGGCCTTAAATATTGACATGGATAACAATGCCCTGGATTATGAGCTGGCAAAAAGTGTAGGCCCGTTTTTCCGTTTGGAAAACAAGCAAATGGACCGGATTATAGAAGAAGTGACTAATCCGGTAAAGAACTGGCGTAAAATCGCAAAGAATATTGGCATTTCCAACAGTGAACAGGAATTGATGGCCAAAGCATTTCATGTATAA